A stretch of Methylogaea oryzae DNA encodes these proteins:
- a CDS encoding AAA family ATPase: protein MAPPPLIQALLNPAVYPAGADRVELAETHISWVLLAGDYAYKIKKPVDFGFLDFSSLAKRRHYCEEELRLNRRLAPDLYLDVLPIAGTAEAPILGGAGAAQEYAVLMRRFDEDARYCRLAEAGRLGAEQVDALADLLADFHARAPRDGQDAPEAFRKAVEENFTPLLARWPDADSARRRELDALHRWATERLERLRALLVQRQREGRVRECHGDLHLGNLVWHERKSLPFDCIEFSAGLRWLDVLSELAFTAMDLEAYGLPRLAWRLLNRYLEHTGDYAGLALWDDYRVYRALVRAKVAALGAGAVLEGASLAACERYLALAGRIAHGRRPWLVITCGVSGSGKTRLSGMLLEVLEAARLRSDVERKRLHGLAATAASGSGLGDGLYSRDASRRTYRHLLDTAEALLRAGQPVIVDAAFLGKHDRDAFRRLAEACEVPFLILHTVAPAGLLRERVAQRLRAGGDASEATPAVLERQLAVFEPLAGEEALCAVTVDTGAGVGEEALTADIARRLRLA from the coding sequence ATGGCGCCGCCGCCGCTGATCCAGGCGCTGCTTAACCCGGCCGTTTATCCGGCCGGCGCGGATCGGGTCGAGCTGGCGGAAACCCACATCTCCTGGGTGCTTTTGGCGGGCGACTACGCCTACAAGATCAAAAAGCCGGTGGACTTCGGCTTTCTCGACTTCTCCTCCCTGGCCAAGCGCCGCCACTACTGCGAAGAGGAACTGCGCCTCAACCGCCGTCTGGCGCCCGACCTGTACCTGGACGTGTTGCCCATCGCCGGCACGGCGGAAGCGCCCATTCTGGGCGGCGCCGGCGCAGCGCAGGAATACGCCGTGCTCATGCGCCGTTTCGACGAGGACGCCCGCTACTGCCGCTTGGCGGAGGCGGGGCGGCTGGGCGCGGAGCAGGTCGACGCGCTGGCTGACCTGCTGGCCGACTTCCACGCCCGCGCTCCTCGCGACGGCCAAGACGCGCCGGAGGCGTTCCGCAAGGCGGTCGAGGAAAACTTCACTCCCCTGCTGGCGCGTTGGCCGGATGCCGACTCCGCGAGACGGCGCGAGCTCGACGCCCTGCATCGTTGGGCGACGGAACGGCTGGAGCGGCTGCGCGCCCTGCTGGTCCAGCGCCAACGTGAGGGCCGCGTGCGCGAATGCCACGGCGATCTGCACCTGGGCAATCTGGTCTGGCACGAGCGCAAATCCCTGCCGTTCGACTGCATCGAATTCAGCGCGGGCCTGCGCTGGCTGGACGTGCTGAGCGAGCTGGCCTTCACCGCCATGGACCTGGAGGCCTACGGGCTTCCGCGCCTGGCTTGGCGGTTGCTGAACCGCTATTTGGAGCACACCGGCGATTACGCCGGCTTGGCGCTGTGGGACGACTACCGCGTTTACCGCGCCTTGGTGCGGGCCAAAGTGGCGGCATTAGGCGCCGGCGCCGTTTTGGAGGGCGCGTCCTTGGCCGCCTGCGAGCGCTATCTGGCCCTGGCCGGACGCATCGCCCACGGCCGCCGGCCTTGGCTGGTCATCACCTGCGGCGTTTCCGGCAGCGGCAAAACCCGGCTGAGCGGGATGCTGCTGGAGGTGTTGGAGGCCGCGCGGCTGCGCAGCGACGTGGAACGCAAGCGGTTGCACGGCCTGGCGGCGACGGCGGCCAGCGGATCCGGCCTGGGAGACGGTCTTTACAGCCGGGACGCCAGCCGTCGCACCTACCGGCATTTGCTGGACACCGCCGAAGCGCTGTTGCGCGCCGGCCAGCCCGTCATCGTCGACGCGGCCTTTCTCGGAAAGCATGATCGCGACGCTTTTCGTCGTCTGGCCGAAGCTTGCGAAGTTCCTTTCCTTATTCTGCACACCGTCGCCCCCGCCGGCTTGCTGCGCGAACGAGTCGCGCAACGCTTGAGGGCCGGCGGGGACGCTTCCGAAGCCACGCCGGCGGTGTTGGAGCGGCAGCTGGCGGTTTTCGAGCCCCTGGCCGGCGAGGAGGCGCTATGCGCGGTGACGGTGGATACCGGCGCTGGCGTCGGCGAGGAGGCGCTTACGGCCGATATCGCCCGGCGTTTGCGCCTAGCGTAG
- a CDS encoding EAL domain-containing protein has protein sequence MLEQLHRQKFSVGTVIFQEGDEGDCAYLIEEGRVEVCIAVDGEEQRVSLLGQGELIGEVALVDRQPRTATVRAVETAVLVPIRRDLVDELLEKTDPVIRHLLRVVLERFRTTQSGLSCRAGNGGNALLEYPRPLDHLHATATRQLALAEDIAHALTTDQFEMHYQPICVLQDGRVAGFEALIRWNHPREGMISPLDFLWLAEQTGQIRAIGMWTLERACRDWPVLRQATDHSSPFVSVNLSANQLTGDHFVHDVKLILERHHMTAEELKMELTETIIIGRPEIASQVLNNLIALGGTLALDDFGTGYSGLDYLQRYPIATVKIDRAFITPLLQTAPSLEIVNKTIELAHSLGMNVVAEGIENEEIRQKLTQLRCDFGQGWLFGKPLALDDIRKRL, from the coding sequence ATGCTCGAGCAACTTCACCGACAGAAATTCTCCGTTGGCACGGTCATATTCCAAGAAGGCGACGAAGGCGACTGCGCCTATCTGATCGAGGAAGGCCGCGTCGAAGTGTGTATCGCCGTGGACGGCGAAGAGCAACGCGTCAGCCTATTGGGCCAAGGCGAACTGATCGGCGAAGTGGCCCTGGTCGACCGCCAACCGCGCACCGCCACCGTCAGGGCGGTGGAAACGGCGGTGCTGGTGCCCATCCGCCGCGACTTGGTGGACGAACTGCTGGAAAAAACCGACCCGGTCATCCGCCATTTGCTGCGGGTGGTGCTGGAACGTTTCCGCACCACCCAAAGCGGCCTGAGCTGCCGCGCGGGAAACGGCGGCAACGCCCTGCTGGAATACCCGCGCCCGCTGGATCACCTGCATGCCACGGCCACCCGCCAGCTGGCGCTGGCGGAAGACATCGCCCACGCGTTGACCACCGACCAGTTCGAAATGCACTACCAGCCCATCTGCGTGCTGCAGGACGGGCGCGTCGCCGGATTCGAAGCCCTGATCCGCTGGAACCATCCCCGCGAAGGCATGATCTCGCCGCTGGATTTCCTCTGGCTGGCCGAACAAACCGGCCAAATCCGCGCCATCGGCATGTGGACCCTGGAGCGCGCCTGCCGCGACTGGCCGGTCTTGCGCCAGGCGACCGATCATTCCTCGCCCTTCGTCAGCGTCAACCTGTCCGCCAACCAGCTCACCGGCGACCACTTCGTCCACGACGTCAAGCTGATCCTGGAACGCCATCACATGACGGCGGAAGAGCTGAAAATGGAGCTGACGGAAACCATCATCATCGGCCGGCCGGAAATCGCCTCCCAAGTGCTCAACAACCTCATCGCCCTGGGCGGCACCCTGGCGCTGGACGACTTCGGCACCGGCTACTCGGGCCTGGACTACCTGCAACGCTATCCCATCGCCACGGTCAAGATCGACCGCGCCTTCATCACGCCGCTGCTGCAAACCGCGCCCAGCTTGGAAATCGTCAACAAAACCATCGAACTCGCCCACTCCCTGGGTATGAACGTGGTGGCGGAAGGCATAGAGAATGAGGAGATCCGGCAAAAGCTGACGCAGCTCCGCTGCGACTTCGGCCAAGGCTGGCTATTCGGCAAGCCCCTGGCCCTGGACGATATCCGCAAAAGGCTTTGA
- a CDS encoding phosphoribosylaminoimidazolesuccinocarboxamide synthase codes for MNAPHALFESALSSLKLRYRGKVRDVYDIDAGHMLIVTTDRISAFDVVMPDPIPGKGRVLTSVSNFWFSRLGHVIPNHLADMPLEQAVPDAADRAQVQGRAIVVKKLKPLPVEAIVRGYLIGSGWKDYQKTGAVCGIKLPEGLRQAEKLPQAIYTPSTKAELGTHDENIAFEKTVELLGAELAATVRDVSLKLYTEAAEYALTRGIIIADTKFEFGQDEAGKLYLIDEALTPDSSRFWPADQYQVGISPPSFDKQYLRDYLETLDWNKQAPGPHLPEAVMRVSAEKYLEAEQRLTQG; via the coding sequence ATGAACGCGCCCCACGCCTTGTTTGAATCCGCCCTTTCCAGCCTCAAGCTGCGCTACCGCGGCAAGGTGCGCGACGTATACGACATCGACGCCGGGCACATGCTCATCGTCACCACCGACCGCATTTCCGCTTTCGACGTGGTGATGCCCGACCCCATTCCGGGCAAAGGCCGGGTGCTGACTTCCGTTTCCAATTTCTGGTTTTCCCGTCTCGGCCACGTCATCCCCAACCATTTGGCCGACATGCCCCTGGAGCAGGCCGTGCCGGACGCCGCTGACCGCGCCCAGGTGCAAGGCCGCGCCATCGTGGTGAAAAAACTCAAGCCGCTGCCGGTGGAGGCCATCGTGCGCGGCTATTTGATCGGTTCCGGCTGGAAGGATTACCAGAAAACCGGCGCGGTGTGCGGCATCAAGCTTCCCGAAGGCTTGCGCCAGGCGGAAAAATTGCCGCAAGCCATTTATACGCCTTCCACCAAGGCGGAGCTGGGCACCCACGACGAGAACATCGCTTTCGAGAAAACCGTGGAACTGCTGGGCGCGGAACTGGCGGCCACCGTGCGCGACGTGAGCCTCAAGCTGTACACGGAAGCGGCCGAATATGCCCTCACCCGCGGCATCATCATCGCCGACACCAAGTTCGAATTCGGCCAGGACGAGGCCGGCAAGCTGTACCTGATCGACGAAGCGCTGACGCCGGACTCCTCCCGCTTCTGGCCGGCGGACCAATACCAAGTGGGCATCAGCCCGCCCAGTTTCGACAAGCAGTATTTGCGCGACTACCTAGAAACCCTGGACTGGAACAAGCAGGCGCCCGGTCCCCACTTGCCGGAAGCGGTGATGCGGGTGTCGGCGGAAAAGTATCTGGAAGCCGAACAGCGGCTAACCCAGGGCTGA
- a CDS encoding MBL fold metallo-hydrolase: MRYFIVPVTPFQQNCTLLWCDATLRGAVVDPGGDVDQILTQAERRGLTLEKILVTHGHIDHAGGVAELAQRLGIPVEGPHKEERFWIDMLPEQGRMFGLPPIPAFEPDRWLEDGDTVTVGEAELEVLHCPGHTPGHVVFYSPADRLALVGDVLFQGSIGRTDFPRGDLNTLLRSIRERLWPLGDDVAFIPGHGPMSTFGEERRSNPFVGDRAAPLR, from the coding sequence ATGCGTTACTTCATCGTTCCCGTCACCCCTTTTCAGCAAAACTGCACACTGCTCTGGTGCGACGCCACGCTGCGAGGCGCCGTAGTGGATCCCGGCGGCGACGTGGATCAAATCCTCACCCAAGCGGAACGGCGCGGACTGACGCTGGAAAAAATCCTCGTCACCCACGGCCACATCGACCACGCCGGCGGCGTGGCGGAATTGGCGCAGCGCTTGGGCATCCCGGTGGAAGGGCCGCACAAGGAAGAGCGTTTCTGGATAGACATGCTGCCCGAGCAAGGACGCATGTTCGGACTGCCGCCGATACCCGCGTTCGAGCCGGATCGCTGGCTGGAGGATGGCGATACGGTGACGGTCGGCGAGGCGGAGTTGGAGGTGCTGCATTGCCCGGGACACACGCCCGGCCACGTGGTGTTCTATTCGCCGGCCGACCGGCTGGCCTTGGTGGGCGACGTGCTGTTCCAGGGCTCCATCGGCCGCACCGATTTCCCCCGCGGCGACTTAAACACCCTGCTGCGCTCCATCCGCGAGCGCCTCTGGCCTCTGGGCGACGACGTCGCCTTCATCCCCGGCCACGGCCCCATGTCCACATTCGGCGAGGAACGACGCTCCAATCCGTTCGTGGGAGACCGGGCGGCTCCGCTACGCTAG
- the radC gene encoding RadC family protein, which yields MPITDWPADERPREKLLQKGPAALSDAELLAIFLRTGLPGKTAVDLARDLLTGFGSLRALLHADLPQFSRHPGLGPAKYAHLQAVLEMARRHLREELQRGDALSSPELTRDFLAAQLRGYPHEVFACLFLDNRHRVIRFEELFRGTLDGASVYPREVVKQALAVNAAAVILAHNHPAGINEPSDADRQLTRRLQQALGLVDIRVLDHFVVGDGEAFSFAEHGLI from the coding sequence ATGCCCATCACCGATTGGCCGGCCGACGAGCGGCCCCGGGAAAAACTGCTGCAGAAGGGCCCCGCCGCCCTATCGGACGCCGAGCTCCTCGCCATTTTCCTGCGTACCGGGCTGCCGGGCAAAACCGCCGTCGATTTAGCGCGCGATCTCTTGACCGGCTTCGGCTCCCTGCGGGCGCTGCTGCACGCCGACCTGCCCCAATTCAGCCGCCACCCCGGCCTGGGGCCGGCCAAATACGCCCATCTGCAAGCGGTGCTGGAAATGGCGCGGCGCCACTTGCGCGAGGAATTGCAGCGAGGCGACGCTCTGAGCAGCCCGGAACTCACCCGCGACTTCCTCGCCGCCCAGTTGCGCGGCTACCCGCACGAAGTATTCGCCTGCCTGTTCCTGGACAACCGCCACCGCGTCATCCGCTTCGAGGAGCTGTTCCGCGGCACCCTGGACGGCGCCAGCGTCTATCCCCGCGAGGTGGTGAAACAGGCATTGGCGGTGAATGCGGCGGCGGTGATCCTGGCCCACAACCACCCTGCCGGCATCAACGAGCCCAGCGACGCCGACCGCCAGCTCACCCGCCGCTTGCAGCAAGCCCTGGGGCTGGTGGACATCCGCGTGCTGGACCATTTCGTGGTGGGGGACGGAGAGGCGTTTTCCTTCGCCGAGCATGGGTTGATTTGA
- a CDS encoding putative bifunctional diguanylate cyclase/phosphodiesterase translates to MIDADCLAGRQDEIAWRARKSVVVEQMLIGAPLLTVLSTLCDQAAMQAPGFGCCALVYDPASACFFDVVGAEPADIALLRSALAAHDCVAQWRMCADLTPCAELAFDRRDIVELAASAPGGAAPRWAVAPVFSEHNVFYGVLVLLAEPGASGFGEPVRAVLRDASALASMAVKHRQTLDKLRITEIVFDASQSAIIVTNEDNRIISVNPSFTRITGYSLEDVWLKSPAILSSGRHTRAFYKDMWQSLYEHGTWHGETCNRKKNGELYYEWLTITARKDGQGRVEGYVGMFTDISDLKDAQRIISYQASHDSLTGLLNRRSCEEYINKAVQQAYKDGPRFAILFIDLDDFKYVNDTLGHSGGDLLLREAARRMQLCTRKLAADRCGDVLGRFGGDEFVLVAGGMESEADAVNIAEKIIADLSRDYDVAGTVVHVSASIGIAIYPDDADDTKTLLNRADQAMYEAKRLGRSRYVRYSPSIHYAAHTRAQIKAGLKQALRRNQLSVYYQPMVDLASGRPIKAEALIRWRHPKLGFVSPAVFIPLAEEAGMIEEIGLWVLKKALQNLKEWQAAGRRDIGISINLSPHQLAGPRFADSMLKLIADAEVPAEFVTFEITEGVIISDHTDCHSKLKRLKQRGATIALDDFGTGYSSLSYIKKYDIDYIKIDKVFVDGIDTNEEDRVLVETMIVMASKLRIKVVVEGVETESQLNTLREVGAQVIQGYYFSKALPHEEFSAWLLDGARSSGDAAASAKTQPVGTKPQ, encoded by the coding sequence ATGATCGACGCCGATTGCCTGGCGGGGCGCCAAGACGAAATCGCTTGGCGGGCCCGGAAGTCGGTGGTGGTCGAACAGATGCTGATCGGTGCGCCTCTGCTGACGGTTTTAAGTACGCTATGCGACCAAGCGGCCATGCAGGCGCCGGGTTTCGGTTGCTGCGCGCTGGTTTACGATCCCGCTTCGGCTTGTTTCTTCGATGTCGTCGGCGCCGAGCCCGCGGACATCGCCCTTCTGCGGTCCGCTTTGGCCGCTCACGATTGCGTCGCCCAGTGGCGCATGTGCGCCGATCTAACACCTTGCGCCGAGCTGGCTTTCGATCGCCGCGATATCGTCGAATTGGCCGCTTCGGCCCCCGGCGGCGCGGCCCCGCGATGGGCGGTCGCCCCGGTCTTTAGCGAGCATAATGTTTTTTACGGCGTCCTTGTGCTGCTCGCCGAGCCTGGGGCGTCCGGTTTTGGCGAGCCCGTCCGCGCAGTGTTGCGCGATGCGTCCGCGCTGGCGTCCATGGCGGTTAAGCACCGGCAAACCTTGGATAAGTTGCGCATCACGGAGATCGTGTTCGACGCCAGCCAGAGCGCGATTATCGTCACCAACGAAGATAATCGCATCATTTCGGTTAACCCTTCGTTTACCAGGATAACCGGGTATTCCCTTGAGGACGTTTGGTTGAAATCCCCGGCCATTTTGAGTTCCGGACGGCATACCCGCGCGTTTTACAAGGATATGTGGCAATCCCTGTACGAACACGGCACTTGGCACGGCGAGACGTGCAACAGGAAAAAGAACGGCGAATTGTATTACGAGTGGCTTACCATCACCGCTCGCAAGGATGGCCAAGGACGCGTGGAAGGGTATGTCGGTATGTTTACCGATATTTCCGACTTGAAAGACGCGCAGCGGATTATCAGTTATCAAGCCTCCCATGATTCCCTGACCGGCCTGTTGAACCGGCGTTCATGCGAAGAATATATCAATAAAGCGGTTCAGCAGGCTTATAAGGATGGGCCGCGGTTCGCGATCCTGTTCATCGATCTCGACGATTTTAAATACGTCAACGATACCCTGGGCCATTCCGGCGGAGACCTGCTGTTGAGGGAGGCGGCGCGGCGCATGCAGCTGTGCACCCGCAAGCTCGCCGCCGATCGTTGCGGCGATGTGTTGGGCCGCTTTGGCGGCGACGAATTCGTTCTGGTCGCCGGGGGCATGGAGTCGGAAGCGGACGCGGTCAATATCGCGGAGAAAATCATCGCGGATTTAAGCCGCGACTACGACGTCGCCGGCACCGTCGTGCACGTGTCAGCCAGCATTGGCATCGCGATTTATCCCGACGACGCCGACGACACGAAAACGCTGCTCAATCGCGCCGATCAGGCCATGTACGAAGCGAAGCGACTGGGACGCAGCCGTTACGTGCGATATTCCCCGTCGATCCACTACGCCGCTCATACTCGCGCGCAGATCAAGGCCGGCTTGAAGCAGGCGCTGCGGCGGAATCAGTTGTCGGTTTACTACCAGCCGATGGTCGACCTGGCCTCCGGAAGGCCGATCAAAGCGGAGGCTCTAATCCGCTGGCGCCACCCCAAGTTGGGCTTTGTTAGCCCGGCGGTGTTTATTCCGCTAGCGGAAGAAGCCGGCATGATCGAGGAGATCGGGCTTTGGGTATTGAAAAAGGCGCTGCAGAACTTGAAGGAGTGGCAGGCGGCGGGACGGCGGGATATAGGGATCAGCATCAATTTGTCGCCCCATCAGCTGGCTGGCCCAAGATTCGCGGATTCCATGCTGAAACTGATAGCCGACGCCGAAGTGCCGGCCGAGTTTGTCACTTTCGAGATCACCGAAGGGGTTATTATCAGCGACCATACGGATTGCCACAGCAAGCTGAAGCGATTAAAGCAACGGGGCGCCACCATTGCGCTGGATGATTTCGGGACCGGGTATTCGTCGCTGAGTTACATTAAAAAATACGACATCGATTACATTAAGATCGACAAGGTTTTCGTGGACGGCATCGATACCAACGAGGAAGACCGGGTGTTGGTGGAAACGATGATCGTCATGGCATCCAAGCTTCGCATCAAGGTTGTGGTGGAAGGCGTTGAAACGGAGTCTCAGCTCAATACCCTGAGGGAGGTCGGCGCTCAGGTGATACAAGGCTACTACTTCAGCAAGGCTTTGCCCCACGAGGAGTTCAGCGCTTGGCTGCTGGACGGCGCGCGAAGTTCGGGAGACGCGGCCGCGTCAGCCAAAACGCAGCCAGTCGGGACGAAACCACAGTAG
- the coaBC gene encoding bifunctional phosphopantothenoylcysteine decarboxylase/phosphopantothenate--cysteine ligase CoaBC: protein MADTASLQGKHILLGVTGGVAAYKAAELARQLKGAGSDVRVVMSRGAAAFIAPLTFQALTGQPVAMDLLDAGQESAMGHIDLARWADAVVIAPATAHCLAKLRAGLADDLLSTLCLATEAPILLAPAMNRAMWANPATAENVDVLRKRGLRFIGPEAGEQACGEVGLGRMSEPAAVVEALAGLFRPGCLAGLSVLVSAGPTREAIDPVRFLSNRSSGKMGYAVARAAAAAGARVTLVSGPTALSPPAVAEFVAVESAADMYQAVMARAASHDIYIGTAAVADYAPEYAAAGKIKKTAGELTLTLRKTRDILAAVAALPDKPYTVGFAAETDDLEGYARAKLAAKNLDMVAANWVGEGKAFEQDDNALEVFWPGGRRTLPTASKAVLAGRLIDLIAERYGARAAV, encoded by the coding sequence ATGGCCGATACAGCAAGCCTGCAAGGCAAACACATCCTCCTCGGCGTCACCGGCGGCGTGGCCGCCTACAAGGCCGCCGAGCTGGCGCGGCAGTTGAAAGGTGCCGGAAGCGACGTGCGGGTGGTCATGAGCCGGGGCGCCGCCGCCTTCATCGCGCCGTTGACCTTCCAGGCCCTTACCGGCCAGCCGGTGGCCATGGACCTGCTGGACGCCGGACAAGAGTCGGCCATGGGCCATATCGACCTGGCGCGGTGGGCCGACGCCGTCGTCATCGCCCCGGCCACCGCCCATTGCCTGGCCAAGCTGCGTGCCGGATTGGCCGACGATTTGCTGTCCACCCTGTGCCTGGCGACGGAAGCGCCCATCCTGCTGGCGCCGGCCATGAACCGCGCCATGTGGGCCAATCCGGCCACCGCCGAAAATGTCGATGTTTTGCGAAAGCGCGGCCTGCGTTTCATCGGACCGGAAGCCGGCGAGCAGGCTTGCGGCGAAGTGGGGCTGGGCCGCATGAGCGAGCCGGCCGCCGTTGTCGAGGCGCTGGCGGGCCTGTTTCGGCCCGGCTGTCTGGCAGGATTGTCGGTGCTGGTGTCCGCCGGCCCGACGCGGGAAGCCATCGACCCGGTGCGATTCCTGAGCAACCGCAGCTCCGGCAAGATGGGGTACGCCGTGGCGCGGGCCGCCGCCGCCGCCGGGGCGCGCGTTACCCTGGTGAGCGGCCCGACGGCCTTGTCGCCGCCGGCCGTGGCCGAGTTTGTCGCGGTGGAAAGCGCGGCGGACATGTACCAGGCGGTGATGGCACGCGCCGCCAGCCACGACATCTATATCGGCACGGCGGCGGTGGCTGATTACGCCCCCGAGTACGCCGCCGCCGGCAAGATAAAAAAAACCGCCGGTGAATTGACGCTGACCCTGCGCAAAACCCGGGACATCCTCGCCGCCGTCGCCGCCTTGCCCGACAAGCCCTATACCGTCGGCTTCGCCGCCGAAACCGACGACCTGGAAGGTTATGCCCGAGCCAAGCTGGCCGCCAAAAACCTGGATATGGTGGCGGCCAATTGGGTGGGCGAGGGCAAGGCGTTCGAACAGGACGACAATGCGCTGGAAGTGTTTTGGCCGGGCGGCCGACGCACGTTGCCCACGGCTTCCAAAGCGGTGCTGGCCGGAAGGCTGATCGATTTGATCGCCGAGCGTTATGGCGCGCGCGCCGCCGTCTAG
- a CDS encoding YajQ family cyclic di-GMP-binding protein has translation MPTFDIVSEIDLHEAANAVDQANREVSTRFDFKGSGAHYEQKEAEIKLSAETEFQLQQMLDILQTKLAKRGVDIACLDIGDVQTALKQARQTVTLRQGIEAELAKKITKAIKESKLKVQAAIQGDKVRVTGKKRDDLQEAIAMLRQGKWDLPLQFNNFRD, from the coding sequence ATGCCTACCTTCGACATCGTCTCCGAAATCGACCTGCACGAAGCCGCCAACGCGGTGGACCAAGCCAACCGGGAGGTTTCCACCCGTTTCGACTTCAAGGGCAGCGGCGCCCATTACGAACAAAAGGAGGCGGAAATCAAACTGTCCGCGGAAACGGAATTCCAGCTGCAACAAATGCTGGACATCCTGCAGACCAAACTGGCCAAACGCGGCGTCGACATCGCCTGCCTGGACATCGGCGACGTGCAGACGGCATTGAAGCAAGCGCGGCAGACCGTCACCCTGCGCCAGGGTATCGAGGCGGAACTGGCGAAAAAGATCACCAAAGCCATCAAGGAGAGCAAGCTCAAGGTGCAAGCCGCCATCCAGGGCGACAAAGTGCGAGTCACCGGCAAGAAGCGCGACGACTTGCAGGAAGCCATCGCCATGCTGCGGCAAGGCAAATGGGATCTGCCGTTGCAGTTCAACAACTTCCGCGACTGA
- a CDS encoding LuxR C-terminal-related transcriptional regulator, which translates to MCVLTERERQCAALLAEGKRLDEAAHIIGISKRTLDFHLSNARRKLNAKTTTQAVLLYSACGCSSHGVSRTTDRRANQRRRFDKVSMLMLSRPAASSNARSWIQTLVDKSYVRCATTGRFASDFYQAFLNSSPLVAEKFANTDMEHQARLLDYAIRTLILFFRDPMAVTVETIRALGVLHDRQHLNIDPSLYDPWLDALLAAVEKNDPDFNRQLANAWGQVVRHGVAAMRSVREG; encoded by the coding sequence ATGTGCGTATTAACAGAGCGCGAGCGGCAGTGCGCCGCGCTGCTGGCCGAAGGGAAGCGGCTCGATGAAGCGGCCCACATTATCGGCATTTCCAAGCGGACGCTGGATTTCCATTTATCCAACGCCCGCCGCAAACTCAACGCCAAAACGACCACCCAGGCGGTGTTGCTGTACAGCGCCTGCGGCTGCTCCTCGCACGGGGTAAGCAGGACGACGGATAGGCGGGCCAATCAGCGCCGTCGTTTCGACAAGGTGTCCATGCTGATGTTGTCCCGGCCGGCGGCTTCGAGCAACGCTCGGAGCTGGATACAGACCCTGGTGGATAAGAGCTACGTGCGCTGCGCAACGACCGGCCGCTTCGCCAGCGATTTTTACCAGGCTTTTCTAAACAGTTCGCCGCTGGTCGCGGAAAAGTTCGCAAACACCGACATGGAGCATCAAGCCCGTTTGTTGGACTACGCCATCCGGACCCTGATTTTGTTTTTTCGGGATCCGATGGCGGTGACGGTGGAAACGATCAGGGCGTTGGGCGTGTTGCATGACCGGCAGCACCTGAACATCGACCCGAGCCTTTACGATCCCTGGCTGGACGCGTTGCTGGCCGCCGTGGAAAAAAACGATCCCGACTTCAATCGTCAACTGGCGAATGCCTGGGGGCAGGTTGTGCGCCACGGCGTTGCGGCGATGCGATCGGTGCGCGAAGGCTAG
- a CDS encoding GGDEF domain-containing protein, producing the protein MIADNAPDSQNLLESIIGLTEQRDQAALESSLIATLRELTNATRIALYALPVGGDGITLVLSHYAQAPNQEPPAPEAPSHIPLTLALRDAAYVFRSHLENGKAMKDASVSISYPVIGAGEKLSGVLVVDYPELSDQDHRLIGAFLRIYQNYQALLNESQRDRLTNLLNRKTFDDQINRILAEQLSAHHRRGDAGVYTLAIFDIDHFKRINDTFGHLYGDEVLLLFARIMTQTFRNDDLLFRFGGEEFVALLKTPDVESCMNTLERFRKNVERYAFPQVGQVTVSGGCVGITGGGLPTTLIDHADQALYYSKKNGRNQVHRYEHLIEQGQLAVVTQEGSVDLF; encoded by the coding sequence ATGATTGCCGACAACGCGCCGGACTCCCAGAATCTGCTGGAATCCATTATCGGCCTTACCGAACAACGGGACCAGGCGGCGCTGGAAAGCAGCTTGATCGCCACCTTGCGCGAGCTGACCAACGCCACCCGCATCGCGCTGTACGCCCTGCCCGTCGGCGGCGACGGCATCACCCTGGTGCTCTCCCATTACGCCCAAGCGCCCAACCAGGAGCCTCCCGCCCCGGAAGCGCCGAGCCATATCCCGTTGACGCTGGCCCTGCGGGATGCGGCCTATGTTTTCCGCAGCCATTTGGAAAACGGCAAGGCGATGAAGGACGCAAGCGTCAGCATCTCTTATCCGGTGATCGGGGCGGGGGAAAAATTGTCGGGAGTATTGGTCGTGGACTATCCGGAACTATCGGATCAAGACCACCGCCTGATCGGCGCGTTTTTACGCATCTACCAAAATTACCAGGCCCTGCTGAACGAAAGCCAGCGGGACCGCCTCACCAACCTGCTCAACCGTAAAACCTTCGACGACCAAATCAACCGCATCCTGGCCGAGCAGCTGTCCGCCCACCACCGGCGCGGCGATGCCGGCGTCTATACCCTCGCCATTTTCGACATCGACCACTTCAAGCGCATCAACGACACCTTCGGCCACCTCTACGGCGACGAAGTGCTGCTGCTGTTCGCGCGGATCATGACGCAAACATTCCGCAACGACGACCTGTTGTTCCGCTTCGGCGGCGAGGAATTCGTCGCGTTGCTAAAAACGCCCGACGTCGAGAGCTGCATGAACACGCTGGAGCGTTTTCGCAAAAACGTGGAGCGCTACGCCTTTCCCCAGGTCGGCCAGGTCACCGTCAGCGGCGGCTGCGTCGGCATTACCGGCGGCGGCCTGCCCACCACGCTGATCGACCACGCCGACCAAGCGCTGTATTACTCCAAGAAAAACGGCCGGAACCAAGTCCACCGATACGAACACCTGATAGAACAAGGCCAATTGGCCGTCGTCACTCAGGAAGGCAGCGTGGACTTGTTCTAA